The window GTTTTTGAAAAATCCAGCCACAATAATGAATACAAAAGTGATTATTTTTGATTTTGATGGCACATTGGCTGATACCTTCGACGCCTTTGTCATGATTAGTAATCGCTTAGCTTTAGAGTTTGGATATCCACCAACGACTCCAGAGGAAATTCCTAAACTTAGGAATTTAAGTTCTAGGGAAATTATTAAAAAATCAGGAATTTCACTTTTTAAGATGCCCTTTCTTTTGAAGAAAGTTAGAGAATATTTACATCAAGAAATTCTCAATCTTAAAACAATTCCTGGGATTCAAGATGCCCTTATTCAGTTAAAGCATGAAGGATACTGTTTAGGGATATTAACTTCTAACTCAGAAGAGAATGTTAAGCTGTTCTTAAAAAAACATGGAATGCAAGATTTATTTAGCTTCATTTATTCAGAAAATTCACTTTTTAGTAAAGATAAGTCACTTTTAAAGTTAATGAAAAAAAATAATCTTAGGTCAGACGATCTTCTTTACGTAGGAGATGAAACACGAGATATTGAAGCGTCAAAAAAGATTCAAATTAAAGTCATTGCTGTCACTTGGGGGTTTAATTCAGGGGAAGTATTAACTAAACACAATCCCGATTTTTTGATTGAGCAACCGAGTGAATTGATTGAGGTCTTGGGAAGCTTACAACAAATTGTCTCTTAAATGGCTTGCGCCATGAAAGTATAATCTGACTTTCCTGCCAACCTGAGCGCCAATTCCTACAGAATGTAGAGAAAGGTTAAAAATCATTTCACTAAAACAACAGCAACATTGTTTTAGTCTGAGCTGAATGCCATGCAGGCAGGAGGGTTGAGGCATTGCTAAGAAAGTTGAACCGTCGTAAGTCCTGACTCACATAGGACTTCAAGTCTGAGACAATCAGAAACGATCTCAAAAACAAAGCAATCATTCCCCACGTTTCCTCAATTAGAGATAGAGATTTTTTTTGACCACTAGGGAGAACACTGTATGAAATTGGCTTACTGGATGTATGCAGGCCCCGCCCACATTGGTACCTTGCGCGTCTCCAGTTCTTTTAAAAACGTCCATGCCATCATGCACGCGCCGATTGGAGATGACTACTTCAACGTCATGCGCTCCATGTTAGAACGCGATCGCAATTTTACCCCAGTGACGATCAGTTCCGTAGACCGGAATGTCTTGGCACGCGGTTCCCAGGAAAAAGTGGTGAACAACATCACCCGCAAGGATACCGAGGAAACCCCAGACTTGATTGTTCTCACACCCACCTGCACCTCCAGCATCCTGCAAGAAGACCTGGAAAACTTTGTCCAACGGGCGCAGTTGGATGCCAAAGGGGATGTGATGCTAGCGGACGTAAACCACTACCGCGTCAATGAACTACAAGCCGCAGACCGTACCCTAGAGCAAATTGTCCAGTTTTACATTGCTAAGGCACGCAAGCAAGGGCATCTGCCCGAAGGCAAAACGGAAAAGCCTTCCGTCAATATCATCGGCATTTCTTCCCTGGGCTTCCACAATCACCACGATTGCACCGAACTGAAGCGGTTAATGGCTGACCTTGGTATTGAGGTCAACGAGGTGATTCCAGAAGGCGCTTCGGTTCACAACTTGAAGAATTTGCCTCGTGCTTGGTTTAACCTGGTGCCTTATCGAGAAATCGGCTTGATGGCAGCGCGTTACCTGGAACAAGAATTCGGGATGCCTTATGTAGACATTACTCCCATGGGAGTTGTGGAAACAGCGCGTTGCATCCGCAAGATTCAACAAGTGATTAATGCCCAAGGTGCTGAGGTTGATTACGAAGAGTACATCAACAACCAAACCCTGTATGTTTCCCAAGCGGCTTGGTTCTCTCGTTCCATTGACTGCCAGAATTTGACGGGTAAGAAAGCTGTCGTCTTTGGTGATAATACCCATGCGGCTGCCATGACCAAAATTTTGGCACGGGAGATGGGAATTCACGTTGTCTTAGCTGGCACTTACTGTAAGTACGATGAAGAGTGGTTCCGCGAACAGGTAAGCGAATACTGCGATGAAGTACTCATTAGTGATGATAATGGGGCAATTGGAGATGCGATCGCACGCATTGAACCCTCCGCTATCTTCGGTACCCAAATGGAACGCCACGTCGGTAAGCGCTTAAGCATCCCTTGTGGTGTTATCGCCGCGCCGATTCATGTTCAAGATTTCCCCATCGGTTATAAGCCATTCCTGGGTTACGAAGGCACCAATCAAATGGCTGATTTGGTCTACAATTCCTTTACTCTAGGAATGGAAGACCACCTGTTAGAAATCTTCGGCGGTCACGATACCAAGGAAGTAATTACTAGAGGAATTTCTGCTGATTCTGACCTCGGTTGGAATAAGGAAGCGCAAGCCGAATTGAACAAGGTTCCTGGTTTTGTTCGCGGTAAGGTGAAGCGTAATACCGAGAAGTTTGCTCGTGAGCGTGGCTTTAGTGAAATTACTCTCGAAGTGATGTACGCGGCGAAGGAAGCTGTGGGTGCGTAATTAACACTGACTTATCCGCTTTACCCACAGAATTACATAAGAGTGTTTCCTTTGGGGGACGCTCTTTTTTGTGTTTATAAATAATCTGTAGGGATGGGTTTGGTGATGGAAATGGCACAAACTAATTCTAATCAGGTCAAACTTTATACCCGATTTATTTCAATACTGAAAATAAGTCAGTATATCGGCTACTTCATTGTAGTTGTCTTAAGTCTCTTTTTTTTCGTGGTGACTGGGAATGTAATTGCATTTACACCCGTCGCCAATATTTGGTTTTTTTATATTATTTATATTCTGTTACAAGCAGCAATTGGCTGTGTGATTGTCTACATTTTTACCCAAGCACTGATAGCGATCATCGACCTTTTAAGTCGTATAGAACACAATACCCGGCGTTTGTAAGCTGGAGTGCTTTTAGTATATAGGATGTGTTAGCTCTTGCGTAACGCATCAATGTCGATGGGGAAATAGCTATTTGGTGGGTTACAGCGACGCCACGCTCCACCCTACTCCCTTCAAATTCTTATTTAGCAGAGATTTCAGTCTTATCTTGACACCAATGGATAATATCACGCTCGTCCCATGAGTGGGGTGTAACTTTCGAGAGTGATAGACGCTCCATTGGGAGTTGCAAAATCACTGAAATTTCGCTAAACTCTCTCCAGAGAAAAATCGAGGCAATCAAAACTGACTCCAAAAAACTGTAAAGTTTTGTTAGCGTCTGTCACCCAAGTGTTGTCCTTAACTCAATAGAGTTTTTGAGCAACTCTTGACAATAAGTTATCCCGAAAATCGAGCAAAAAACTGGTTTGAATTCAAATAAAAACCGCTCAAATTGAGGAGCTTTAAGTTCATGAATATCACCAAGACCGAATTGAAAAATGAATTGCATCTGGAATCGGTTGACGAGGTGACGAAAGCTCAACAGCAGCTTAACCACTCTAATTTGGAAGAATCTTTTCTCAATCCAGTAGAGGCAAATGAAATTCGCCGCTACTTTCATTTACTAGAAACCGGTTTGACGCCTCAAGAAGCAGAACAACAGGCGAAGCTTACGACTTCAAACCATAGTATTAATGGAAATGGGCAAAATTCAGGCCAGCCAGCTCATACTAACCCGGCTTCAAAGATTGAACAGATTCTGCAAAATCAGCAGAACTTAGCTCGCACGTTGTTGGAACTCAGCCATAAACAAGCGGAGTTGTTAGAAGCAAAATCTTGGACACAATTTCAAAGCACTTATGCGAGCCATTTAAATAACGATATTAGTAAATTTACTGATGATATGACAGCCTTGTTTTCTGTCATGAATTCTAATATAGAGAATGCCGAATTCATTTCGACGGAGGAGTATGAACCCCTCCCTTTCGATTCGAGGCCCAAGATGCCCCCTCTCGACCGATTACCCAGCGCTTTGTAGAGTCAGAACAACGTCTCATCGGTGCCTCTGAGCAAATGGGCAAAGAAGTTTCAGACTTCACTGTTCAAAAAGTACAGCAGGGGCAAATTAGTCTGATGAAGCGAATTAATAGTGCTTGGATTAATGGGGTGGTTTCGGGAATTGCGGTTGGCGTCTTGATGGCCTATATTAGCTGGGAATCTAGTGGTAGGCAAGGCAAGCTAACCGAATATATTTCCAGTTCCTTACTGTTTTCTTCACTGATTACAATTTCCACAATGGCTGGGGCTTCAGTGGGATTCACCCAGGCTCTGAGGCGGAAATTTGAATCGGCTAAAAACAGCTAAAAATAAGCTCTTTTACCGTTGTGGGTAAGGGCGGGCAAGATGCTTATTCCTCCACAATAATCGGGAGGGTTTTTTGAGAAGCGATCGCACTTATTGTAGCGAAGATGCGATCTGCGCTTCGCAGCAGCGCTTCGCTATCGCTCTCAACCTCCTTTCAGGCTTGTGCTTCTTGTTTACATTTGAAGTACCAGTAGAGATTGGCAACGGTTAAATCTGGTATGGCTTGCCAATTTGAGGGAGCTAAAGCTTTCAAGCCAGAGGCTGGTGCTTG of the Allocoleopsis franciscana PCC 7113 genome contains:
- the bchB gene encoding ferredoxin:protochlorophyllide reductase (ATP-dependent) subunit B — its product is MKLAYWMYAGPAHIGTLRVSSSFKNVHAIMHAPIGDDYFNVMRSMLERDRNFTPVTISSVDRNVLARGSQEKVVNNITRKDTEETPDLIVLTPTCTSSILQEDLENFVQRAQLDAKGDVMLADVNHYRVNELQAADRTLEQIVQFYIAKARKQGHLPEGKTEKPSVNIIGISSLGFHNHHDCTELKRLMADLGIEVNEVIPEGASVHNLKNLPRAWFNLVPYREIGLMAARYLEQEFGMPYVDITPMGVVETARCIRKIQQVINAQGAEVDYEEYINNQTLYVSQAAWFSRSIDCQNLTGKKAVVFGDNTHAAAMTKILAREMGIHVVLAGTYCKYDEEWFREQVSEYCDEVLISDDNGAIGDAIARIEPSAIFGTQMERHVGKRLSIPCGVIAAPIHVQDFPIGYKPFLGYEGTNQMADLVYNSFTLGMEDHLLEIFGGHDTKEVITRGISADSDLGWNKEAQAELNKVPGFVRGKVKRNTEKFARERGFSEITLEVMYAAKEAVGA
- a CDS encoding HAD-IA family hydrolase; this encodes MNTKVIIFDFDGTLADTFDAFVMISNRLALEFGYPPTTPEEIPKLRNLSSREIIKKSGISLFKMPFLLKKVREYLHQEILNLKTIPGIQDALIQLKHEGYCLGILTSNSEENVKLFLKKHGMQDLFSFIYSENSLFSKDKSLLKLMKKNNLRSDDLLYVGDETRDIEASKKIQIKVIAVTWGFNSGEVLTKHNPDFLIEQPSELIEVLGSLQQIVS